In Episyrphus balteatus chromosome 4, idEpiBalt1.1, whole genome shotgun sequence, the sequence TCCTGCTCCTGCTCCTGATATCAATCAATTTCTTCCTTTTGATCGATTGAATTGCTGTAGTTTACCTTCATTTTGTTGTCCTTCTATGAAGCTTTTGCTTCTACTGTTGTTGATATTAGATGGAATATtgtataggtacatacatactTCTCCATCTGTTAAGGTGATTTGATGGACATTTTTACTTCATTGTTGTTCTATTCTTGGAATTTCAATGTTGGTTAAGTTTTGTAAATTGTAGGGTAGGTATTTTGAGTACGATAGGACGACCTTTGAGAGTTAAGTATACAAATGTGCTATTTCTAGATTGTTGATTTTCGTTTGATAAAATACTGGAGTTAGCTAATAGAGACTTTAATAAAGTAggttaatataatttttagaaaagaagAATGTCATCTTGATTGTAGtggaaataataaataaaggtAAAATGAGTTGAATATTTAGTGTCTGATTCGAATTTTTTCACCCCAATCTAAAagtgatattaatttttttaaatgaacaccTGATTGGCTGTTGttacaagttttattttttgttttgttaaaaattatttagttaCGACGAATGCTCTTAGACTATTTAAATTACtgccatttttttaatagtcagataaacctcagtagttagagcttattcctaggaatatctatttttgttatattgaaattattctTAGTTGATTGGGTGATTTCCTAgaggaaaaattgattttttttccaaccaaAATTAAAGGTACTTGTCATATGACCAAAATAAGAAAAGTTGTTTGcctcaaaaattgctctaacgatttatgtttaaaaaaaatacgtgtaggcagtggtaccactttacttcaattgaagtagatctacttctttttttccaaaaaaattaaatctacttcctacttcgcaccatcacaaaaatatcgaaatctacttcattttaaaatttctgttCCAATCTATTTCaagttatcaaaatttaaaccaaatctacttcttttttcagcaaaccaaaaatttgactaaaaacactggtcaacaaaatttgacttttttttgccacaagaaccaaaatatacttttctagtattttttgggtgtgctgaatccgaatctgaagtcagaaaaaatttattggcctccgtttttgaaatattaccgttataaaatgctaaaaaacgtcattttggctgttttcgaggtttttatgtggggtaattcattataaacaaatttgtaacggttattataagaactgatattctactttcaaaaactgtttaaattttaacgatatctcttttattgctcgagatatcttaagtttcagttaataagccaaagagaaactaaacttaatttaaagattaagacactggtcacagaatttttgccacaagaaccaaaatatacttttctgaaggtttttgggttgctgagctcgaatccgcaatcagaaaaattctattagcctccgttcttgaaatataaccgttataaaaaaaacctttattttgcattttataacggtaatatttcaacaaCTAAGGCTaatcagcaacccaaaaaccttcagaaaagtatattttggttcttgtggcaaaaaaagtttaatttggttggccagtgttgtttctgattcaaagaccgctatttaaattttaaatatctcgggcagtaaaagagatatcggaaagatttaaacattttttgaaagaataaaataagttcttatagccaccgttacaaatttattcataatgtattaccacacataaaaacataacctcgaaagcagccaaaatgacgttttttgacattttctaacggtaatatttaaaaaacggaggccaataacaattttctgacttcagattcgagttcatcacatcaaaaactactagaaaagtatattttggttgttgtggcaaaaaccttgttgaccagtgaaaTTGTTATAAAACAATGTATAAAAACACATTTACACCGAACATATGTAGTTTgaaagaattcaattttttgtttttacttgtttttactaattaaattaaaaattcagctttttttttcttgaaattgggTTTAAATAAGTGCAAAAGTAATTTCTTCAAAACCGCATAccaatttagcttttttttaaaaacggctcttacaaattttcaaaaaatccaaacATCCTTTGTTTAAATGGCATACTTAATTTtcagattaaaattttttaaaaactaaaaaataaaaaaaaaattaatgataaagttaaattaaaatgattcttttatgaatgatttgataaaaactgacaTTCCAACATCTTTTAGAATTAATTCTAGGTAAATCCaatactgtatcactttattgtgtCCTTGTTGATgtcttaatgttaaaaaaattatagacaaaaggttaatgtttcataaattaacttaCCAACAAGTCTAGCcaggtaaaaacaaaaaaataatgcggTATCTTAGTTTTgggtttttattaatttctcgaaaacgacaagacatttttggatacggttttctgtttttgtttaaaggcAAATAAGAGAATTGTATTATGAGATTTAAATTAGTactttattacatacatttttgaaaaaaattagttcaaatttaaaaaaaaatttttttttcgaaattaatttttgaaaaactgcacCATAAATCCACTTTATTCAAAAACAAGATGAAAAAcgagggttttggctttacaaaaaggtatagcacgcaGCACGTCATTGTAGGTATAcctaaccgttgatttttaataattttttttccaaattaagtcaattttttagaaaattgctccTTCCGGCTAAACgcgggggaatagacccccctcccattcaatttttttcctgTATCGACCCAACCTACACCCTCCAGGTTTTTatcacattactcctgaatcaccctgtggAAATAATAATCACTGTGGATCCACTTTGCACATGTATTATTTAGGCAAATTGGATCCAAGATCGTAAAACAAAcgatatcgaaaaattttatatttgaacatAAGTTTTCAGTCGTaaaggattttaattttttttttttaagtagtgtGGGTCTCCTGAttccaccactatagttaagagCTAGATGTAGTTTGTAACGTCCTTGTGCTCCAAACAACggattttcaaatttataactAATTTTATGAGATAATACTTCTTGTAAATGGATCAAATTatcttcaaaaaacaatttacaagACGTAAAATGCAAATTGGcgtcaaaatgaaataaatatcaAATTCTTGGCTTAATTCCATGTTAAacataaagctttacaggtttAATGAGCAATAATCATGTTCATACAATGAATATGGGAGTTTATACTGCAAAAACCCCACACTTCTTCAAACCACTGAAGTCAAAGATGGTATCTACGATTATTTTACTTTACCAAAGGCAAATGACCatcagcaaaaataaaaaaatcaactttcctTAATTATAAGGTTCTTAAATGCGATGGATTAACCTCTATTCAAGTTGCGTGTTGAAAGCTCCCTACACGCGACACACCGACAAATTGCAAAAAGGCGTCCGGAAAAACATTTCACAAAATGCTCATGATTCCATTTACAGTTTGGCCTCAGCTACAAGCGTCACACAAAATGACATTGTTTCTAACTACATTGTTGCTGGTTGGTTCTAGCCTTATAATCCACTTCAGGGCCACTGAAACAGCAGgaatttttggtgaaaattatcacGACCCGCACTTTAAGGATGGAAGGACAGTCATTGTGCAATTATTTGAATGGAAATTTGTTGACATTGCAAAGGAGTGCAAGCAGATGTTGGGTCCAGGTGGATTTGGTGGCGTGCAGGTAAAAGGACAGAAAGTTTTTGGACTATTGATTTCTACAATTTGTTTCTAAGGTATCTCCGGTAACTGAAAACGCCATCAGACGAGACTTTGATAGGCCTTGGTGGGAACGTTATAATCCAATTTCATACCAAATAATAACAAGGTCAGGCAACCGAGACGAATTAAAGGATATGATACGGACATGCAATGATGAAGGTGTTCGAATCTATATAGATATTGTGATCAATCATATGGCCGCTCCAATTCCGTTCGGTAACTTCAACTACGAAGGAGTAGACGAAGTTGAAAATTTAGAAAACGCTGATGTTTTGCTGGAAGGAACTGGAGGTTCTCAAGCAAATGCAAGTGCACGGGACTATCCAGGGGTACCATACACGTCaagcaatttccataaaaaatgttcaattaaTGATCGTTCGGATGGGCAGCAAATTcgaaattgtgattttttacaattacCTGATTTAGATCATTACCAAGATTcagtatttgaaaaattagtaaaactattTAATGAGTTGATTGAAATGGGAGTGGCTGGATTTCGAGTTGACTCAGCAAAATACATTTGGCCAGTGGACTTTAAGGTAGGGTAATAGTTATATCGGTTGtaaatataatttcaattttaaacaatCACACAAAgcactttaaataattttagttaGGTGAATTTCAAATTATATATGTAAGTACATACGAATAACCTTTATCATAAGAAAAAGGGAGACGGACACAGTCCCGAAAATCTGAATCCGGAAAACCCAGAGTCccgaaaatccagaaaaccaaGAATActgaaaatcaattaaaatttttcccgtgaatttttttcgattttacgATGGACTGTAtgatatataaaataaactaaatactaaagtaataaaatgaaccaataaaataaaaatgtatacatacaataattacactgtgttacaaaaatcaggtttcaaaatatacgcgggcggagacctatcacgttttgtagagctagtcgcactgattacgaaacgatatttaaaaagtccctaacacccccacagtttggagttaggggcaaaaaacggttttttggaccttcacaaATTGAACAAATTCCAGCTTCGTCttatttttacccatttttgattgatatagtttctgatagaagataattataccttttcaaaaatgtataaaacatgggATTCAGTTAAACCAACTAGAATTTATaggctgtcaaagttcaaaaattaaatttttttcgtcattttcccaacttcgacatcaatttaaagtatgtatatgttttcaatgctgttttaaaaatatattcttaaataacattcattttcaaataaaacatggtattttttatgaaaatcagttcaaaattggcttagaaaaaaaaaatgtatgaatgaatgaattaccccacataaaaacataacctcgaatacaaccaaaatgacgttttttggcgttttctaacggtaatatttcataaacggaggccaataacaaaTTTATGACTTTATATTCGAgatcagcacatcaaaaactaccagaaaagtacctatattttggttgttgtggcaaaaaccttgttgaccagtgtaatttattgaaaactatcattttcatcaaaaaagcgaaaaaacacgtaattttatcttttcacgctattaaatgcattttttccctaacaacctatacaaaataccatctgaaagcttattgcccacgctcaaaatataggtatatatcgatcaggtctatgagacatctacaaaaagagctagaattttttaaactcgatgaaatttcatcaaaaaaagcaaaaaaaaatttattttatgttctcatgctattaaatcaatttttttgtttgacaacctatacaaacttttataccatgtgaaagcttattgtgagaagttagaattttttaaagtaaaccaAGTCGAATTTTCAgcctgagattacggtacttcctacactgatggctggtcatcggcaacagatctccacaaatgttttgaggtatttttcaagattgtgtaacttgtagagcacgtaccgtcatgtgtgatatatcaaataaaaggttatgttatcagcatgcgtattaaagtaaatttgtatgtgcactatatcaaaagatataacgtgtgcaggaaaagaacatattttaactgttatctcagaattttgaatatgaaattaattgaaactttgtacaattataacttatttaattacctatctacagttcaagtttcattcatctatctattaaaacaaaaaagttataacaagttgaatgtttgtgtcgcgttttcgtttcatcttgtttcaaatcactaaagaagttttcacttaagaaaaaaatggaatttttgaactttgacagcttattcTTCTTCTAGTAGGTTTAACTGAATCacatttcttatacatttttgaaaaggtaaaattatctcctatcagaaactataaaaaaatcaatttgacgaagctagaattttttcaataggtgaaggtaaaaaaaaacattttttgcccataactccagattttgggggtgttagagactttttaaataccgttttaaaaattttattgaattttgttcaacgatttttttctacttaattcAAGCACAATAATAACTCGAAATTATGTTCAAAGAGATATTAACGGGACTATACAGCAATGTTGTCAGAATTGTTTTCCCGATATCGATAAATAATCCgaaaaattatacatatacatatgtattatttgtaaaattaaatatttgtttaaatttttcaatttatataatttttcaggaTTTAGGGTTcttgggattctgggttttcgggattctgagATTTCGGGATTTTAGGCTTTCTATATTTCGAGATGAtgtgttttttcttttggattttttgaatttcggGTTTTCTGAATTTTAGACTTTTGGGTTTTCTGGTTTTTAGTTTCAATATTTTGACCCTAACCATCAACAACATTCTACCCCAAGTACCTACGAGTATTCACTTccaaattcaaaagtttttgtttattttcatatttattttcctTTACGCATTAGCTTTTGTATTATTTCGTATAGActataattataaataattaaggTTAAAAGCtttataaataacttttatattttttttacagaaaattttcgaaaaactaaATAACCTAAACACCGACTTTGGCTTTGCGGAGGGCATGCGTCCATTTTGTTTGATCGAAGTTATTGATACTAACCGGGAAGCCATATCAAAGTAAGTACGACGAATTTCCAATATAATGATAAAAGCCTTATTCCTTAACATAGAACCGAATACTCAGGCTATGGCGTTGTGACTGAAACACAACACGCAATCCAAATTGCAGAAATTTTCAATGGGAAAAAGCCTTTGAGCGCACTCTTAAACTGGGGACCAGCCATGGGATTCCTGCTGCCCCCTGATGGTTTAGTCTTTGTAGACACCCATTACACTCAAAGAGGCCATGGACTTGGCGGTAACATGGATCCCGAATCTATTTTAAGTTTCGCGAGACCAAAAAAATACACTATGGCTATAGCGTGCATGCTTGCCCATCCATACGGGATTAAACGGATTATGAGTTCGTTTCGATTCAAGAACCCTGACCAAGGACCACCGGCCGATGAGGACGAAGCAATTGTATCACCAGAATTCAATGACGATGATGGACAGTGCGTCGAAAATTCGGAATGGGTGTGTGAGCATCGGTGGAATGCGATTGCAAATATGGTTGCATTTGCGAACTATGTCACGGGTGAGGGTATTAATAGCTTTCAGAATGCTGGACCAAATCATGTAGCATTTTGTCGTGGCAGCAAAGGGTTTTTGGCTATCAACAACGACCCGGGGCTTAATTTCGAAAGAAGAATGTATGCATGCGTGCAACCTGGAGATTATTGTGATGTGATAAGTGGCAGCTTGGTAGATGGCAATTGTACTGGCAGACTAGTTACAGTAGATGAACAAAGAATGGTCGTGGTTATGTTGGCAGTTGATGATGAAAATGGGGTATTGGCCATTCATGAAGGGGCCAAACTTGAATAAAAATCGTGTTgacaatcaaaagaaaattaaataattaatcaaATTGATCATGAGTTTGACACTACCTATTACTAATTTCAATGTCTTTATCGcaattttataaagaaaacatTTTCATACACACCTTTTGACCCAATTTAGCTGttgaaatacaaattattttgggttatctgaaataaaaatcaCCCTCTTGTGGTTGGTGTTCAAAGAAACATAGCCAACAATCTCTACTTTAGATGGATGTGACGAAATTCCAAAATAATCAGGATGGAAATGGCAGTGTTTGGCTTTGGTTAAACAATATTAATTGTTAccggatacattttttttttaaacatcaggacattgtttattttttttccacaagAAACACATCGATGAATCATTCTTTTTTACTGTTGAAGGAGAAGGTACTTCAAATATACTCCTGAGTAATAAATACACAAATGAGGAAAGGAAACAGCCTTGATAActtgaaatgtttaataaaaaagcagttctttttttttataatttttgaactatttaaaattaaatggaaaaaaaatatgaaataagaCCGGGCTGTCTAATGTGGGTACaagattcaagaaaaaaattattttaagaaaggAACAGAAAAAACTTTGCTTGGCAGATACGTGCTTAATGCAGTAAGGAGACGAAATATGGAACCCCTTTCTGCGTTTAACCACGTAACTATAcatactttataaaaaaaaattgtcagctTATTTGTcaggtttattttaattgaacaaGAATAAGAAACTATTTAAACTTGTTCTACAATTTTAATTTCCTTAAAACAGTTGTTGTATGAAAGcgaattttaatgatttttaaagtagaaaaaaaaaaacacttaaaagcttTTCTAAGCTATTTAGAGGTCACATgaaaaattatctttctttctctcatgttaaaaagtttttcttatatttcttAGAATATTTAAAAGGATCCTATTCGATCTACATATACATAAAAGATTTTAAACTTcgagcattcaaaaaattttctttgacaaaaatttacttgaaaaaatccaatattaaaaaaaaatgttttgactcAACTTGGACTAAAACTTTTAAGTAGCCCATAAAACCATTAATGTTTCTTCTTATTTATTCAGTGTTCAGGTTCCGTTTCATCTGTCCAGAGTGCTCATTTACCTATATTTAACTCAGGATATATACCGAATACTaagaattcataaaaaaaaaacacaaaattaaaaaaaaaaattaaaaattagctcTATTTTAGCTAGATTCGGcattcaaaaatactttttaattatcTTTCTTAACACTAGATTGtagtaaaagttattttttctttaaatttaaatcgaTTCTCCCCAAGattatttgaacaatttttcattattgcactgaaaaaccaaaaaaaaaactactatattaAAGTAAACTTAAACTATTTGATAATGTCTTTATATTAttctttaaaacaataaaataaaaaaaaatgtccgggTGATATACATGAGTTTACaagctgccaacaaaatttttaaaatgcttgATTATGAATTTTTCCTAAGTAGTTATAGCATCTAccagaaaaaaattactatgctGCTCACTTAACAAAAGGTCTACTCCTTTATcaggattaaaataaaaaacttttgcaataacctaataaaaaaaaaaacccgagACTAAGAAATCAActttatattcaaaaaacagGAAGTAATAAAGACTGATTACGAAAAACTGCGGAACCCATTCtgaggaaaaaaaacttttataaaagaaacgacaaaaataaatataaacaccAACTCTCTGCCCATGAACCAGATTCTACTAGCATTTACCTTAGTCCTTCAGCAAAATACCTGTGTCCTTGTTGGTTAAACTGATGATGATATTGAAGCAAAGGGATGAGAATCATTTTATGTACGGATGAGGCTGGGGTGGAAGTAAGGGTGAACACGAACAATGAcagctctttttttttattagcaaaccACCTGGATAGCCTGCCATCACCACTACCACCagaaaagacaaacaaaaaagtggcTTTTGCGAGCTTTCAAATAATGACTCTTCATGtttgaaattgatttaatggTTAGTAGGTCATTTAAAAAGTGCTTATAAAGAGAATAATCAGATGATAGCTAAAGTAAGCAGTTTTCTTTTTCTAACCTCTTTtttaagaattcttttttagaacattatttgtaatttttagatTGATTTAGTTAAAATTGGTGGTAAGCTTCTTGTAGTAGTGGatttattgataaaaaagtAACCGAGGTCACTccaatttacttatttttttttttaatttgttcgtttataacgttttaaaaataaattgtaattgtaggtataaatttaatttctccTCATTACATTGAACAAATATGATATCGCGAAATTGGGGACAAGATAACAAttagacatgacattacgataatAGAGAATGCGAAACCTGCTTCACAGTTCTGTCTATCTGCAAGTGAGTGCCAGAACCTTCTTTGTGCCAACGATTAATTCACATACTGCAAGTCTACCTGGCCAACGATAGCTGCCAGGAAATTCCAAGCTCACATTCGGAAATTTTGGAAATGAACTGTTGTTGCAAATAAACCTAAATAGTTCTGTTTCTTTATATTTCTCTTTAAAAACGTTAACGTTtggattataatttatttaaaaacaaaataatcacatttttttatcaCGAAAACAagcgaatattttttaattaaatgatacTCAACTTTGTTTTCCAATTT encodes:
- the LOC129918728 gene encoding alpha-amylase A-like codes for the protein MLMIPFTVWPQLQASHKMTLFLTTLLLVGSSLIIHFRATETAGIFGENYHDPHFKDGRTVIVQLFEWKFVDIAKECKQMLGPGGFGGVQVSPVTENAIRRDFDRPWWERYNPISYQIITRSGNRDELKDMIRTCNDEGVRIYIDIVINHMAAPIPFGNFNYEGVDEVENLENADVLLEGTGGSQANASARDYPGVPYTSSNFHKKCSINDRSDGQQIRNCDFLQLPDLDHYQDSVFEKLVKLFNELIEMGVAGFRVDSAKYIWPVDFKKIFEKLNNLNTDFGFAEGMRPFCLIEVIDTNREAISKTEYSGYGVVTETQHAIQIAEIFNGKKPLSALLNWGPAMGFLLPPDGLVFVDTHYTQRGHGLGGNMDPESILSFARPKKYTMAIACMLAHPYGIKRIMSSFRFKNPDQGPPADEDEAIVSPEFNDDDGQCVENSEWVCEHRWNAIANMVAFANYVTGEGINSFQNAGPNHVAFCRGSKGFLAINNDPGLNFERRMYACVQPGDYCDVISGSLVDGNCTGRLVTVDEQRMVVVMLAVDDENGVLAIHEGAKLE